The following proteins are co-located in the Triticum aestivum cultivar Chinese Spring chromosome 1A, IWGSC CS RefSeq v2.1, whole genome shotgun sequence genome:
- the LOC123054798 gene encoding uncharacterized protein — translation MEVEMQLDDDLFFAELSKRISLLITDDDEADFAASQFPAAVHLPPGFSMSMAPHVPSMLAPPAYTLLHHAASYGANHSAGDAGRTWQQHQHQQPQQQQQQQCGSKGTGVFIPRSTPGSAHPKRKGRNWSGSKAAAHKAKAQAQADAGVAAGAPTKRRA, via the exons ATGGAGGTGGAGATGCAGCTGGACGACGACCTCTTCTTCGCGGAGCTCAGCAAGCGGATTTCCCTCCTCATCaccgacgacgacgaggccgacttCGCCGCCTCGCAGTTCCCCGCCGCCGTCCACCTCCCGCCG GGTTTCTCCATGTCCATGGCGCCCCATGTGCCGTCGATGTTGGCGCCACCGGCCTACACGCTGTTACACCACGCCGCCAGCTACGGCGCCAACCACAGCGCCGGCGACGCCGGGAGAACGTGGCAGCAGCATCAGCATCAGCAAcctcagcagcaacaacaacaacagtgcGGCAGCAAGGGCACCGGCGTCTTCATCCCCCGGTCCACGCCCGGCTCCGCGCACCCCAAGAGGAAGGGCCGGAACTGGAGCGGCTCCAAGGCCGCCGCCCACAAGGCCAAGGCCCAGGCCCAGGCCGACGCCGGCGTCGCCGCGGGCGCGCCCACCAAAAGGCGCGCCTGA